The DNA region AGGCTAAAGGCCCTAAGAAGggcgacaaggccaagcGGATCTGGGTTGATGTGAGTTGGCTGTCATGCCCCTTTACCTTCAAACTGTAGCTAACGAGATCAAGGTCGGTGGAGGAACGGGATGGAACATTGAGGCCATGTCCAGCTTCGTCAATGTCCCCGAGTTCTTCTCCAGCGTATACCTTGTCGATTTCTCCCCGTCGCTCTGTGATATTGCCCGACAGCGCTTTCAACGCCTTGGCTGGAATAATGTCAAGGTCGTTTGCGAGGACGCGAGAAAGTTCCGTCTCGAGGATTATGAAAATGATCTTCCGAGCAACCGTCTCCCTCCGCGCTCCCCAGTTCTGAGCTACTTCTCCCAGAAGCGTGCCGAGCACGGTGGTGCGGACCTCATCACAATGTCGTACAGCTTGTCCATGATTGTAAGTATCATGAGATGGCATGTTGCCCGTACTGTCGCTGACCAGAGTCGTATCAGCCTGACTACTACTCTGTCGTTGAGTCACTCACTTCACTCTTGTCTCCGGACGGCGTGTTGGGAGTGGTCGACTTCTACGTTCAATCCAAGACCGACTTCTCGTTCCGCAACTTCACAGCTGGGCTCGTCGGCCGCCATGTAAACTGGTTCCTGAGAACCTTCTGGCGCGCATGGTTCGACCTGGACCGCGTTGGTCTCGAAGCCGGTCGGCGGGACTACCTCGAGTACAAGTTCGGTTCAGTTCTCAATATTAACGCCCGCAACTACACCCTCGGTCGTATTCCGTACTATATCTGGGTTGGATGCCACAAGAAGCCCTTCTCTTCCACAAGTCTGCCCCACGAAATCATTGAGAAGATTGATGCGCTCGCCACAGAATCTCCTTACTTGTATCCCGCTAACCAGGGCGATGCCCTCACCCGTGCAATCGAGAGATCGGCACCCGAGATCCGCTCCAAGGCCTTTATGGCAGCGATTCAGAATCTGTCTGCGAATCTGCCACTTCCCTCGTTCTTCTACCAGAACCACCACTGGCGCATCTACTATGACGACCAGCTCCAGAAACACACCCAGTTCAACGATGAGTACATCTACGCCTTCACATGGGAAGACTCGCGGGTGGACGAGCGTCTCCTCAACCTCGGCTCAGACGACGTGGTGCTGGCCATCACCAGCGCTGGTGATAACATTCTTTCATATGCCATGCAGAGTCCGGCCAGAATCCATGCAGTCGATTTGAACCCCACGCAGAATCACCTCCTTGAGCTTAAGGTCGCATCTTACACCGCCCTCCCCTACGAAGACTTCTGGAAGCTGTTTGGAGAGGGCAAGCACCCCGAGTTCCGCTCGCTGCTCCTCACAAAGCTCTCGCCCCATCTGTCCAGCCGCGCATTCCAGTACTGGCTGAATAACGTCCACGTCTTcgccaacaccaagggcTATGGCCTATATGATACGGGCGGCTCCCGTCATGCGATCCGTGTCTTCCGCTGGATTTCGCGCGTCTTTGGctgccgcgccgccgtcaaggagtTTCTTTCCACCAAGACCCTCAACGAACAACGCGAGGTCTGGCGCAACAAGATTCGTCCAGCGCTGCTCTCGAAGCTCGTTTgcaacctcgtcgtcagcCAGGAGAGCTTCCTCTGGGCTGCTCTCGGCGTCCCCAAGAACCAGCTCGCCATGATCGAAAATGATCACGCCGAGAGCGAGGCCGTAAAAGGtccggccccgacggcgcGTAAGGTTCGCTCCCACGCTATCTGGCGGTACATGGTGGACACGCTCGACCCTGTCGCCGAGCAGACTCacatcgccgccaacaaTCCGTACTACCACGTCTGCATGACTGGCGACTTCACCAGGCGCTGTCATCCTGACTACCTCTCCGAAAAGGCCCATGCCAAGCTCTCGCGCCCCAGCGCCTTTGATGGCCTCCGTATCCATACAGACGAGATTGACGAAGTCATCAACCGCATTACGCCCGGCACGCtgaccgtcgccgtcatcatggaCAGCATGGACTGGTTCGATCCCGGCTCAccggctgccgctgcccagATTACGAAGCTCAACCGCGCTCTCAAAAAGGGTGGCAGGGTGCTTCTTCGCTCGTCGGCGCTGAGTCCGTGGTACATCAAGGTTTTCGAGGCGCATGGCTTCTCCCCCAAGAGAGTCGGCGCTCGTACTGACGGAGCCCTGATTGACCGCGTGAATATGTATGCCTCTTGCTGGATTTCGACGAAGGTTGAGAACCTCCCACCGCCAACCCCTGAGATGGACCGTATAGGTGGTCCTGAGATCACCAGCTTCTCACTGACAGCCTGAGGCTCGTTGATCGTGACGTCGCTTGCGTACAGAACGACTGATAGCTTCTCTTTCTATTTCATGTCACGAAACCCGGAATGTACTTGTCTTTTAGCGTTTAAGAAGAATGAGATATTACGATGCAAAGTCCATGCAGCCATAAGTTGAACTGCTGGTGTGGTATCATACCCGCTGAATTGTCCCGTTTCATGGATAATTATAGCGAGGGCGTAGGGGAATGATCGTGTCTAGGACAAACTGTGAAGCGGCCCAGCAAATGGCTAAAAAGGCCCCTAGGCAAAAAACTTTATGGGATTGAAGATCTTTTCTACGCCAAATTGAAGTAACTTTCTTCGAAccgttttcttcttttctgtTCATAATCAGAATGAAGATGCTCGCGCTGAAGTCGTTGACAGAGAATCCAATTTTGCCTAGTCTGGTGATTATACACTGGCCGTTCCAATTCTAAACCGTGGCGCCCCTGAATCACACATACAATACGCTGACACCAGCGTCATTATCAATTCTGGTGCTCAACAAAGCACCCCTCGCGCCACATCCAGTCACCGCGCTGCAGTAGTGGCGGTTTGTTGTCGTCAAGATATTTCGAACAACAGCTTTTTCTAGGTGCCAGCGCCCCCTAACGACAAGAAGTCCCCATCCTCTTTACGCCCTCCAGAGACgcgcgacggcctcggtgacACCAACATCGCTAGTCTCGAACTCGTacaggccaaggccgacgagggcagTGGCCAGGTTCAGGCTCCACATGGTGGCCTTGCGCGACTTGGGGTAGTGCTTGGTGGGGACGTAGTCGATGAGGATGTTCTGGAAGCCAGTGTGGGAGTGGATGAGGATCATGGCGCAGAGAATGGCGTCGGTCGTCGGGTTGAGGGAACCAGCGGCGAAGGGGGCGATAGTAATGGGAACCAGGCCGGCAGCGAGTAGACGGTCAAAGGTCCAGTGGTAGGAGCCGTGAGCGGGACTCGGAGGAGGGACGGGGGCGGGCTTGTTGACTAGAAATCACGGGTTAGACTTGTTTCACACCGTCGAGGTTGGCTCTCATGGCGCTGTCGTACCTCCACCGTCAATGACCTCTGTGGCATCTTAGTTAGCAACTGTTCGTTCAAACCCCTCTTGGGCAAGTGAGAATGGTGACGCACGAGGTCCGACGGGCAGCAGTTGCCTCTTGGCTGTGGTGTGGAAGGCCGCGGCTCTTGTCGAGTCCTTGACGAAGGCGGAGCGGATCGGAGCGGCCTGAGCCATACGGGCCGCAGTGGCTGTTTGCCGGAGCAGGGAGGGTCGCACAATCGAAGCCATGGTGATCGCAGGGGTTCACGATGCGGGTTCAATTGGGAAGATGTTCGTAGGAGAGGGGGTCAGACTCGTTGTTTGGAGGCTTgggcaggaggaagaggttCTAAGTGCCGGAATCGATGATGTCCACTTAGCCGAGGGTATCAGACTAACTGGGCAAGGTACTTGGATCGCAAACACAGGCGTCTGACATTCAAAGTACTATGATTGGCTGACTGCAATCCGGATCTCCACGTGATTCTTCGATCGAGTGGTAGCCGGTCATCGGCGCAACGTAGATGCGCGATTCTCTTATCGTGCATGCGATAAGGGAAATTTCTGGAGCTCGAGTGAGTTGCGCAACAGCTTCGGGTTTGGGAGGTTGTGTCAATTGAGTACGGGGCTGTTGTCGATCTTCGACATCCGAGTACATCGTTGCAACTGTTTTCTCTCTTTCGTAGTCGTTCCTTTTCAGATGTGTTGATAAGGCGAGAGATTCATCATTtcacacaaacacacacaaaacAACCCGTCATGTCGTCGACGTTGGTGTCCCGCCTCCCCGAGCTGCGGCGAAGCATCTGCAGACGATGCGCCGGGCTCTCAGTAGTCCAATTGCAGCAGAACCGACCCAGGTGGATATCCCAAGGGGTAGTGGAAAAGCGCGAGATTGGAGAAACGGAGTGGGCGAAGCGCGCCGCGGCTATCAAGCAGGGTGATGCCCAGAATATTTGGGACATCTTTGAGGAACGAGGTTATATCAAGGACGTCGCAGGGTGAGTCTTCAcagcgccatcgccgccgctgcccttGGAGGCAGACTTGCTGACCCGTGCGCTACAGACGAACACCACAAGTCAAAGAGCTCCTACGAACCAAACGAATAGGCGCATACGTCGGAGTCGATCCGACGGCAGAGTCCCTCCACGTCGGCCACCTACTCCCCTTCATGCCCCTTTTCTGGATGTACCTCCACGGCTACACCGCTGTGTCGCTGGTTGGTGGTGCAACGGGCAGGATAGGCGATCCGACGGACCGCTTGAAAACCCGCGAGGTCATGGCAAACAGCGAGGTGTCGATGAACATCACAAAGCTCCACTACCAGCTTAAAAAGCTTTGGGCCAATGTCGAGGCGCTCGGGCGCAAGTACGGCACGCAGCCTGACTGGGCGGCCAAGAGGCATCTCGTCAACAACAACATGTGGTGGCAGGGCTTACCGATGTACGATGTCATGAAGAGGCTGGGCCGCTACATGCGGTTAGGGCCAATGCTCAGCCGTGATACGTGAGTATCTTGGGCTACCCCTCCCCGGCTACATCTCTGATAATGTTAATAGCGTCAAAAACAAGATGGAAAAGGGCGACGGCATGTCCCTTGCGGAATTTATTTACCCCTTGATGCAGGGGTGGGACTTCTGGCATCTGTACTCCAAGCTGGGTGTGCAGATGCAGATCGGGGGATCTGACCAGTTTGGCAACATCGTGACGGGTATCGAGGCTGTCAAGACGATTCGGTCTTCGGAGGAGAACCCCTATGTGAGGATGCCCGAGACCTGGAAGGATGATCCCATCGGCTTCACCGTGCCCCTCCTGACAGACAGCGCGGGCGCCAAATTTGGCAAGAGCGCCGGCAACGCCGTCTGGCTCGACCCTTTCAAGACCAGTGCCTTCGACCTATACGGATACTTCGCCAGACGGCCCGACAACGAGGTCGAGAGGCTGCTCAAGCTCTTCACTTTCCTGCCGATGGCCAACATTCAGCGGTTGATGGCTGAGCACGCCCAAGACCCGCCCAAGAGAATCGCCCAGCACACCCTCGCCTTCGAGGTTCTGTCACTGGTtcacggcgccgacgtcgccatccgggaacagcagcagcatcagtTTATGTACAGCAAAGGCGGTAACTCCGCgcagatcgccgccgccgccgctgccaccgccaACACACCGGGTGCGGGAGACGACATGGCCCCTtacaaggccgtcgagggccagCCGACGACGCTGAACAACGCCCCCAAGATGGATATACAGCTCCCCGAGGACCTCATCTACAATCAAGGCATTGCTCGCATTCTCTACGCCGCGGGTCTGGCGTCATCCGTCAGCGATGGCCACCGCATCGCACGCGCAGCGGGCGCTTacgtcgccgcggcgccgggcaAGGACATGCGCGGCCTCGTCCCCGGCAATCTCGACTGGACGCCTGTCAAGCTCTGGTTTCCCCAGGATGTGCCCAAGTTCCTCATTGACGGGCGCGTGCTTATCCTCCGCAAGGGGAAGCACAATGTGCGTATCATCGAGGTCGTAAGCGACCAAAGCTGGCAAGAAAGCGGCAGGTCATACCCCGGCGAGCCGTTCAAGGGTAAGACGCGCGTGCTGCTGAACCAGCTCAAGGaggtcgctgccgccgagggccgcaAGCTGTCGCGCAGCGCCCTTGAGCAGATGGTCAGAGAGAagatggccgccgaggaggaggaggtcgccgtcgcAAACAACCCGGATATCAAGTTCCCCACCAAGAGCGAGCGACGGCAGCAGGCATCTGGGGAGGGCCACAAACCGCAGTAGGTGAAGAGTCGGGACCTCGTTAGTGAAAACTTGACGCCTCACACGATACCATGTACATACGTCTCTGTACAACGATCTGTATACTACTACACTAGAACAAATGTAAAACAGCATTTTCATCGCGGCCCTTTCTGCTTGTGACCGTCACGGTTTCCTCAGCGATAAAACACCGTCAGGTCCCCGCTCGGTACCGGCAGGctcttgagcttctccatAATCTCGCCGTCCGTGAGGTTCTTCTCCGTGATGATCTGGTCAAACGGGTGACACCCGTCTGTGTACTGCTGCAGTGGGTCGCCGCCAGCCTTAGGCCGGGCCTGGCccgtcgccagcgccgccaggTACTGCTTCGAGACGACGTACTTGTGCACGCGGTATAGACACCCCTTGATGACACCGAACTGCACCAGCCTCCTGACGTCGACGTACCGCAGCACGTCGAAGCCGGCTTCCTGGTGTGCCCGCAGCCACTCCATGACGCTCTTACCGACGCAGAAGCTCGTCATCAGCTTGATGAGCATGAAGCTGCTCACGCGTTGGCGGGCATGGATGCACACGTAGGCGGCGCactcgtcgacgatgccgtcgcgGTCGGCGACGAAGTCGTGGATGCCCGGGCGCGGCGCGTAGCAGGACCCGAAGAAAAACATgtcgagcagcaggacggtgTCGTAGTAGAGAAGGTGACGAAGGGCGAGGGTGGCCAGGTCGAGCGAGACGTCAGCGAGCCAGGCGATGCGGCGGACGTCGTTGACGCCGTCAATATGAGCGACGACCTTTTGCATCGTCAGGTCCCAGGTCTGATCGACGATCTCGGCGAACTTCATCTTGGCGACGGGGACGTGCCAGCCCCGGACTTGGGGTGGGCTGGCGTGGTGCGGGAAGAGCTTCATATTGATCGTATTTGCGTCGTCTTCAGGGTACTCGTCAGagagagtgggagagagagagagagagagaggacagCCTCGGGTAGTTGGAGATAACGTCAAAGGACTTACCGACGGGAATCATGCACTCGCCATAGTTGTTCAGATCCTCCTTGACAATCTCTAATAGACTCTCGATCGgccttctctcccctccgccGTTCCCGCCACCGTCCTCCTGGCTGAGATACTCGTTCTGCTTCTCCATCTCTTTGAAGGTGACGGCCAACCGCCTCACGACTGGCTCGTACTGCGCCAGGTCCGCATCGACGTCCAGCACGAGTCCGAAATTAAAGATGAACTCGTTGCGCTGGTACTTTTGGTGCGGGATCAGCACGGGGAAGCCCAGCACGGCGTACTTGCCCTCCGGGTCCTGTACCGTCATGTACCGGTTGAAGAAGGCCTTGCGCGGCACGATGTACTCCTGCATTACGTCCCAGTCAATCAGTGGcggcttcgccgtcgccgcgccgGAGGAGGCCGTGATGCAGCCCGGCGGCGACTGGGCCACGATGTGTGGGCCTGCGAATGGCGGTTAGTGACGAGACCACAGTGAGCGAGGTGGGATGAGAGATTGAGATGGTTTTCGGCGCGCGGAGAAGGTCTGCTCCTCACTTACCCTCCCTGGGGAAGAACCTAGCATAGAAGATGCCTTGGATCATGACGGCTACATCTTACTCGAACAAGTGATGATAGTGAATGCGTTGCTGGCTTCAAACCATCGACGTTGATGGAAGGGGGGTTGAAGTGTTGAATTTGGAAACGTAGCGGCGCACGTTTTCTGGCTGGTCTAGGCAATCGCCCCATAACCCATAACCCATAACCTAATACATCGTACATCTTAGGTAGCATGGGATCCGTACAACAAACACGTCAGGGAACTGTAAAGGAAATTGACCATCACCCTTCCCGTGATTCAAATAACGGTTAGAGTGTGTAGACTGATTACTCAGTAGCAAGGTTGAAACACACGAGTCTGCTCATCAGATAAAACACCCTAAAGCGACTCAATGTAAGATGTGTCATAAACATCATGCCTGGTCAATTTTCCTATTGTCTCGAAAACCGCCAGAACCAAAGTTCCAGGCAAACTAAGTGTGGTATGTGCGTCTTCCCCGACCAATCCATCAGCTATTAATCACGCGCCATCTCACCAGAAAGACGCAAATCGTCTCCCTCTCCGTGTCTCGTGTCATGAATCTCTCGCATCATGCATCGAAAACCATAATCAGCCGCTAAGAAGATGCTCAATAGCGCCTTGCACGCTTCCACCACTGCGGCGCAGGGCCGCCACGTTTCTATCAAAATCGAAAAAGCCCATGTCGTTGAGCTGGCGCAGTTGCTCAGCATATCGTTCTTC from Colletotrichum higginsianum IMI 349063 chromosome 4, whole genome shotgun sequence includes:
- a CDS encoding 3-amino-3-carboxypropyl transferase, whose protein sequence is MASLGGNILPLDLDLKTTFAGLSAVALSGLLFSKLLSKDDADSNGSEAPGLLKSFLLFFYSCFIKPHSGDKKGNQQDALESFYKKQAGAYDATRKVLLQGREDMLALVVAQLKAKGPKKGDKAKRIWVDVGGGTGWNIEAMSSFVNVPEFFSSVYLVDFSPSLCDIARQRFQRLGWNNVKVVCEDARKFRLEDYENDLPSNRLPPRSPVLSYFSQKRAEHGGADLITMSYSLSMIPDYYSVVESLTSLLSPDGVLGVVDFYVQSKTDFSFRNFTAGLVGRHVNWFLRTFWRAWFDLDRVGLEAGRRDYLEYKFGSVLNINARNYTLGRIPYYIWVGCHKKPFSSTSLPHEIIEKIDALATESPYLYPANQGDALTRAIERSAPEIRSKAFMAAIQNLSANLPLPSFFYQNHHWRIYYDDQLQKHTQFNDEYIYAFTWEDSRVDERLLNLGSDDVVLAITSAGDNILSYAMQSPARIHAVDLNPTQNHLLELKVASYTALPYEDFWKLFGEGKHPEFRSLLLTKLSPHLSSRAFQYWLNNVHVFANTKGYGLYDTGGSRHAIRVFRWISRVFGCRAAVKEFLSTKTLNEQREVWRNKIRPALLSKLVCNLVVSQESFLWAALGVPKNQLAMIENDHAESEAVKGPAPTARKVRSHAIWRYMVDTLDPVAEQTHIAANNPYYHVCMTGDFTRRCHPDYLSEKAHAKLSRPSAFDGLRIHTDEIDEVINRITPGTLTVAVIMDSMDWFDPGSPAAAAQITKLNRALKKGGRVLLRSSALSPWYIKVFEAHGFSPKRVGARTDGALIDRVNMYASCWISTKVENLPPPTPEMDRIGGPEITSFSLTA
- a CDS encoding CybS protein is translated as MASIVRPSLLRQTATAARMAQAAPIRSAFVKDSTRAAAFHTTAKRQLLPVGPQVIDGGVNKPAPVPPPSPAHGSYHWTFDRLLAAGLVPITIAPFAAGSLNPTTDAILCAMILIHSHTGFQNILIDYVPTKHYPKSRKATMWSLNLATALVGLGLYEFETSDVGVTEAVARLWRA
- a CDS encoding Tyrosine--tRNA ligase, which encodes MSSTLVSRLPELRRSICRRCAGLSVVQLQQNRPRWISQGVVEKREIGETEWAKRAAAIKQGDAQNIWDIFEERGYIKDVAGRTPQVKELLRTKRIGAYVGVDPTAESLHVGHLLPFMPLFWMYLHGYTAVSLVGGATGRIGDPTDRLKTREVMANSEVSMNITKLHYQLKKLWANVEALGRKYGTQPDWAAKRHLVNNNMWWQGLPMYDVMKRLGRYMRLGPMLSRDTVKNKMEKGDGMSLAEFIYPLMQGWDFWHLYSKLGVQMQIGGSDQFGNIVTGIEAVKTIRSSEENPYVRMPETWKDDPIGFTVPLLTDSAGAKFGKSAGNAVWLDPFKTSAFDLYGYFARRPDNEVERLLKLFTFLPMANIQRLMAEHAQDPPKRIAQHTLAFEVLSLVHGADVAIREQQQHQFMYSKGGNSAQIAAAAAATANTPGAGDDMAPYKAVEGQPTTLNNAPKMDIQLPEDLIYNQGIARILYAAGLASSVSDGHRIARAAGAYVAAAPGKDMRGLVPGNLDWTPVKLWFPQDVPKFLIDGRVLILRKGKHNVRIIEVVSDQSWQESGRSYPGEPFKGKTRVLLNQLKEVAAAEGRKLSRSALEQMVREKMAAEEEEVAVANNPDIKFPTKSERRQQASGEGHKPQ
- a CDS encoding nitrogen permease regulator 2, which gives rise to MIQGIFYARFFPREGPHIVAQSPPGCITASSGAATAKPPLIDWDVMQEYIVPRKAFFNRYMTVQDPEGKYAVLGFPVLIPHQKYQRNEFIFNFGLVLDVDADLAQYEPVVRRLAVTFKEMEKQNEYLSQEDGGGNGGGERRPIESLLEIVKEDLNNYGECMIPVDDANTINMKLFPHHASPPQVRGWHVPVAKMKFAEIVDQTWDLTMQKVVAHIDGVNDVRRIAWLADVSLDLATLALRHLLYYDTVLLLDMFFFGSCYAPRPGIHDFVADRDGIVDECAAYVCIHARQRVSSFMLIKLMTSFCVGKSVMEWLRAHQEAGFDVLRYVDVRRLVQFGVIKGCLYRVHKYVVSKQYLAALATGQARPKAGGDPLQQYTDGCHPFDQIITEKNLTDGEIMEKLKSLPVPSGDLTVFYR